From the Octopus bimaculoides isolate UCB-OBI-ISO-001 chromosome 27, ASM119413v2, whole genome shotgun sequence genome, the window CTCATagtttctctccctccctcctcctctccctccctcctcctctccctccctcctcctctccctgTCACAGACTCCATCCAACTCCCACACAGTGTCTTCCCTCTTCCTTTCCCCCATCTCTTCTTTAGTTCACTctacatctttctttcctttccttccccTCTTCGCACAGAGCACAGGAATAACATTCACCTCCTCCCTTCTCACCTCCCAGACTACACTCGACCACAGAGGACATAAAAAAACTACACACTTCGCCCCCTCCCCACCTACACACTAACCAAAACACTAATCAGTTCCATTGGTCATCTTGCCATTTCTGTATCTCATTTCAGTTGATAGAATACATCCAGTCTTTATCCAATCAGTTGGTGGTGGCTGGAAATTTGGACGGCATCTTGCTCACTGGTGAGTACTAGCCATACacctctcttttatttctttctttctcttcctcttgtgCATCATTCAAAAAAGTAATGCAAGACCACGTAcaaatttgtatttgttttgtggaCAAATGACCGAGAGCTTTGGCAATattttgtgcttgagaagaagacccattggttgtcatggcagatactggtgtcaagCAACTGGCACCcattgccagtggcacgtaacagcacccagtacactctgtaaagtggttgggattaggaagggcatccagctttagaaaccatgccaaaacagactggagcctggtacagctcctcagcttaccagccctggtcaaaccatccaacccatgccagcatggacaacggatgttaaatgatgatgatggataggGTATGCATTGTTTTGGAGTAATTAGAAAAACCTTTACTTATTTATCGCATCCCCttgcattaggaaggacatccagccatatttcccatgcctcaacagacagctggagtctggacagttcCCTGCAAGCCAGCTccatatcaaaccatccaacccatgccaacatagaaagcaggcattaaacgatgatgttggTGAACGATACTTTAACACGTTCACCACTATGGCCTGTTACTGGAACTTACCAGTGACACCACGTATTTCGTGTGGTCACATGGCATACTGTTTAATTGCAAGCAAATGTAATATTTctgcattttcttttcctcttttacttgttttagtcatgtgactgcagccatgactaaaacaagtaaaaaaaaaataactggatGTAATTGTGCATTGAATTTTGGTAGAGTCGCATTTACCATGTACTAAAAAACAGAGGCACTCTGTATTTCTCTATTGtcaatcatttctttattgttttacttataaTAACCAATACGAAAGTCTTGACATAATCTATGGCTATTTCACTaatatcttctttcctttccaATTTTATTCAGGTCTGTCTGAGAAAGGTGTACAGTTGTTACAGAAGTATGTTGACGTTTCTAGTGATATGCAAACGGCCTGTTTCATTGCAATATCTACATTTCCCAGCTGGTTATCAACGGACAGTCGGGCTGACTCTTGGATACATGGGTAACACCTTCTATTCTCAGGCCTTCACTCTTATCTTTTTTCACTATCTTCCTCCTCAcagtttttcttatttattcagtgtatacatacatagttaatgGCTCtcaagtttatatttataaacatcacTACTGAGTGGAATATAACGAGAGGGATTATATCTCGGGTCAGTCCACTGTGCTTTCCCCTCCCAGTGTCTGATGCTGAAGGGGAGATAACTAGTCTGAAATGCCTATATCCATCAGTCTGGCGAGGAAGTGCTTCAAACTAACTTGCTATATTTgcacctatttatctatttgctccTATTAGACTGAATAATTACTGTTGGATTACAAGAAtgcatagattacaattatatcagaatttgttaCGAAAACGTGTTTGGTGGTGGGGAAGAGTTTTGAGTAATTCACGTGTTTAGATTtcgtttcttcataactttcagaaaaattggtattttttaatgaaattttctgcaaatacctttcagatggtggCAGTTATTCTGACTACCCTAGTCAAAGATGGTCTGAGTAGCCACAGCATGCTGATCAACAGTGACTAAGTAGCCAACTTCAGTAGCTATTTCTCAACAAGTTGGACAATTGTTAAGTGTTTCTCTGAGGATAATTTTTTCATTTCCCCACTAAAACAGATCTTAAAATGAAATAGtaatgaatattttgaattacacGAATATCGAATGTACATACCAGTTGTCAGGAATGTGTTTATTATGTGAAATTGGTCTATCCAATTATGTTACACCAGTATATTTGgtagctatttaagcaatgtgtttatGGATGGTTAACGGTTTAGATGTATTACTGAAGAAGGagcaagaactcctgaaatatgtatCCACACCCATCTACACGCTTTACCTATTTTCCCGTCTTCAAGTGCATTGTTTACATTGAGGTATTCATTTACAAAATGTTGTAGCAAACTagtgctggctctaatttctataggATATCTGTAGAGACAGTTttaaaacctctctctctcactctttctttcttattgttcACATCAATTTATGTCCTTTGCAGCTACAGAAACCTTCTGAACCAATGGAAGTTATGGCATCAAAGGTAGGTTCATTACAAGCTTTGGAGGTAGAGGCTGAGTGAGACACTTCCCTCATTGAAAGAGGTAAATGGAAGTATGGTATAGGCACTGGAAGTATTGGTAGTAACTGAATGAAACAATTCTCTCATTGAATAAaagaaggggtgctgaaaaattcctggccttgGATGAAAGACAATACAataggattagttaattatgattttatccaacatattcccctctcagattcacacacatattgcagtggtccttcggtttttctaagccctgtaaaaggactcagaaggttgggcctccaaccaggcccttTGCAACAcccttaaggccaggaacttttcagcacccccttgcaGTGTTGGTTGTTAAGTTCACAGGAGTATGAGAGTTGAGTGACGGATAGAGATGGGGGAAGAAGGAAATGTGATGAATGCTAAACATGGGTAGTGGTATGTTTGGTGcagtaatattcaatattttctattaCAGAGCCTTGTTTGATATACTGTGGCAGGGCTGTGACTCACAGAATCACGAGCACTCAGAAGTATTTGTCAGCTGCAATTCTTGTCGAAAGTCAGTCTCCCGAAATGCACAGCCAGTggtgaaaaacaaacaacagaactGGAGTCGATCGAGCAACACAGCGAAACATGTTAAggtgaaaaaaaaactgttcacttcttgttctttctcttttttctggaaccttttattttttattagtgtgtgtgtgtgtgtagccatgtatgcacttgtgtgtggtgtgtgtgcttgtatgtatgtgtttacatctatactgGCAGAGGTAACCCAACAATGCCCAGATGTATACATAACCACTTATATAAATGAGATTGGATTGGGTTAcctatgttcagtccactgcaagACCAAggggcctcagcatgttctcttcCCCCAACCATGGTCTGATGTGGAGGCTGTGTACTTGAGTTTGAGATCCTACTGGTATGATGAGCCTATTCTGCCACACTCACTCAACACGGCTGGGCAGAAGGATGCAATTTTTTATACTCCCacccaggagtagttaagtcCCCAGTGCTTTATGTTTTCCATGATGTTTTCACAGGTccacctaattattattattactaatgttattaaggtgacaagatggcagaatcgttagcacgctgagcaaactgcttagtggccttttttcagctttacattctgagttcaaattccactgaggtcaactttgcctttcatccctttcagagtcaataaaataaggactatTTAAGCACTGAGCCCCtcaccctaaaatttcaggccttgtgcctatagtagaaaggatttttttaGTAAATCTCTGATCATCAATTCCAGTCTGTTACTgattttctgctttctttcagGTTTCTTGCTGTCCACACTGTCGTAATCCTCTACCCCGGTGTGCTTTGTGTCTGAAGAATTTAGGGACTGCTTCAGGGGCCCTGTCTATAGAAGGATCTCCAGGTCAGAATCTTTACACTTTCTTCTTTGTTCTGTTTGGTTTTCAATTTTAACCCTAACCAGAACGGATCAGTCTTCTGGGATTCTGTAGTATTTGTTGTTAAGGGTCATATCACTTCTAAATAGCCTCCACCCTCAACCTTTATTCTGATCTCAGGGTGTCTAGATGTcaatatcatcaccataatcataatCAACCCTGAACATTACTGATTAGAGTTCTAGGACCCTGGTTTTCATGGCGCACCATAAAAagtactgatgctggtgccatataagaAGCATCTGATATATTCTATTAAGTGGCtgacattaagaagagcatccagctgtggagACTAAGCCAAAAACAGATTATGAACACTGGtacagcccctggccttgccagctcctgttaagcTGTGAAATCACAACATTTCTcctggataggatgccagtccattgcaaagttaaccatttacagctgagtggactggatcaatattaaatgaaatgttttgttcaagaacacaaattGACCACCCAAaccagaaatcaaaaccacatCCTTCATGCACTCCATCCTGTTCTTACCCTTTGGTGGACTCAGGCAGTTGTCAAGTAAATGGAAGAGACTACTCGGAAGACCTCCAATCAGGTGGGAAGATGATTGGAACAATGTGGAATAGAATGGCGAGAGCAtgaggggggtgggggtggagcaAATGCTGTGGCAGTAAAGCTGACTGAGCGCCAGACAGCCTGGCTAATCCAGATGATTTCATTACGTATAAACccctacactttatgtctgtctttgtattgttccccTCGTCCTTTGCCAAAGAAGTAAatcaaagaaatcattattatttctgtttaaattctattattttccttcttgcaATTTCCAGATTCAAAAACTTCTCCATTTAAGAATTGGTTTACCTGGTGTCAGTCTTGTCGACATGGAGGTCATGCAGGTCATATTACAGATTGGTTCAAGTAAGTAGcaagattcttttatttgtttactagtTTCAACTATTGacctgcaaccatgctggggcaccatcttcaaTGCAATTTTGCAAGtactctttttatcttttgcctgtttcaatcattagaaaaACAGATTTTTGCAATGATtgcttaatttttcttcttttctaaatttttttcagaGATCACATGGAATGCCCTGTAGCTGGTTGTTCCTGTAAATGTATGGCTTTAGACTGAATGATTACTGTTGGAttacaagaaattttatttttcaaaaccaaaataaatagtaaaaaaaagaaacaataaataaaaagcaccaccccaaaaatcttttaaaaagatataaaagagtTCAAACTATAGTAAAAACATTTGTTCacaaagacaaaatgagaaacaaatttgtttttcagagctatatttgtttttattttttattcaaaaggaaaaaaaaaaaggaaaaaatatatatatatatatatatatatatatatatgccccctTTCCCCCTCCAAAGAAAAAATCGGCAAATTAACCCCTAGATCTTCCTTGAGTTGAGTCTTTACATGTGGAACTGGACTTGCTGCTCTTATATCTTCAGTTTAAATCTTGTGCAGCTGTTTTCTTGTGTATTTCAACAGTTCACTTAATTCTGTGCACCTAAGTTCACTTAGATGTCTGGAATGGGAATGTTAGCAGTGAGAGACTAGTTTCCTATCCAGAAGAAGAATTTCTCTCTCGTTTTGTTAACACTGTGTAAATGAAACTAAGTTCTACACCCATAACAGACTTTCAGCGCTATTGAAAGCatttacattttcaatatttcttcatgcaaattatcaaaatgataatgaccacaatgacaatgacgatgatgatgttgatgagaatggcagcagtgatgatgataaaataccTCAATATTTAATCTGACATCCAGATTATACTTTTGCGTTAGCAACTTCCAAAGgggtattttagtattttcagcaaaatgtattaaaatatacatttctctttttcttttatgagaTTGGATGTTgcgaaaataaatgaataatttataattatttcttccaGAGGTTTCTATAAAGACATTACTGTGTTGTAGCAGCATTGCAgttatctgtgtgtatttctagATATGTGTGATCAAAGAAACTGTTGCTGGTCTATGTTGGCAAGAATTATTAAATCAAACTTGTTGTAAGAAGTGGATAAGTCCATTGTTTCAGACAGAGGCATTCTTTGGGGAAAAATTGACAGGAAAGAAATTAATGGGGCAGCAGAGTTTTACATCCTCTGTGTAATCAATTTAACTACTCCTGGATATGAGTATAAAAACTGTATTcctctgccaagccatgttgAGCCAGTGTAGCAGAGTAGGTTCATCAGaccagtatgatctcaagctcaaCTTCACAGTCTCCACACGAGACTGTGGTTAGTGAAGAGAACCATGCTGAGGCTTTCATTCTACACTGGACTGAACATGGGCAATCCAATCCAACATATGACCTGTTTAATCTAACATCTGCAGTATGTAGAGGAGATTAAGTGTCCATCATATTCATCAACATTTAGCATCTGTCTTCCAGATATGTGCTGGTTAGTTTAACAGGATCTactgtgttgagctccaatgtcctctttggcatagtttctaaagttggatgccgtttctaacaccaaccactttacagagtgtactgaatgcaGCATGTTCATGTCACCAGCACTTGTGAGCTACTTGACAATCTCACAAGACAAGCCTCTTAGCTGGGGTAGCCATgtgactcctcctcctcctcttctgttCCTGGTCCTCTATCAtattttagcctctcaacacTTAACGCAAAGCCAGGattttatcttgcaagttacttgatgacttATGTGTGCTGGTAACACCAAAAAGCTCTGTGCAcacttctgtcaaactgtccaacccatgccagcatggaatatggacgttaaatgatattgAACAAAGTCATCACTATattttgatgatggtggtatatGTATGGTGTAGGTGGATTCTTATCAGCTCACCCTAGGGACACTAACTAAAGAAAAATGACCCCTACTGTTTCTTAAAAACCTGGGGCTAAAAACTACAATTCAGATCAACCTTATTGCCAACTTAAGATTACttcgtataaacacacacacacacacacacacacacacatgtacaatgttGATGTCACAACTCTTTTTCAGGACTTTCTTCTCTTTACTACAGCAGCGTTTCCCTCCACACCATTTCTATCCGCGTTTCTTTTAATAGAAACATAATAAAGCTATTCATATCCAACTACATCCAGCTTAGTGCAGAGTATCACCTCTTTTGATATAGTAAAACTCAAGAGACATGGAATGCGCCAAAATTGCAATAATTACCACACTATTGCTTGATAACCAACACATTGTCCCATTAACTCATGGTACCTTAAGAAGAATACTATCTATTCTTAATAAGCCGACGGTGCGCACACCATTCCATCATTCTGTGTCTTGAACTGCTGCATAACTCACTAATATTCCAATATTCTTCTAATATTAATTCACGAGTGAGGATTTCATTTTGAGGAACaataagttgttgtgcagccggtcttccacgaggcattttcgatcTCTCAACCGCTGGTACTCTGATATTCAATCActtgtgtgatttatttataaacaaagtagTCCGGATAACTgctaagacgttcagttacttcccttgaatatttttatttattttttacccaCCTCCTAAACTTAAAGATTACCCAAAACGTAAACAATGTCTCCGAGCAGCACATGGTATCACCATAACTTGAAAAGAAGTTTAGAATCTTCCACTGCCTTGGAAATACCCATCTCTCTTTGGAAAAACTAGATAAGTatctttgtgttcttttttttctgtcgtttATTGAAAGCTTATTATTCTTAGGGAAAATAGAAGGTTAAATGTACATAAGgtgttttctgttttgcttttgacTTACGAGATTATTGTAGAGAGGTTTAACTTTCATTATTCCTGATTTAAGagaatttctttctttagttACAGATATATAACTGtttgttcctttatttatttatttttccctatCCAAGTCGAATCCTTCTCTAGAGTTTGCataacttctctctctcgctctcttctccATCATACCgtcttttttcccctttctctatTGCTTCTCTCTAAATACGTAGATACACTCTCGATCTTTTTACTTTATTCCATCATCCCATAATTCTTCTCTCAGACCCTTAATCTCTCTtctactgttctctctttttctctctctttctctttacttttctccATCGCACCGTCCTTCTCTCAGCCTCTCAAGCTCcctaaatacagtatatatatgtaggtgtgtgttttgtgtatatatatactctcggatcacaacatggtagagctgaccatgtacggaccaaaggaaaccatggacatgcagcctacaagaaactctcagaatctttccaatttgaacttccataaggcaaactggaaacaaattgagaaagagatcctcaaacaaaactggcctaaatgtctctcctcaccggacatcatcaccatcattatcatcatcatttaacacctgttttccatgctgacatggattggacagtttgacaggagctggcctgcTGGAGAACTGTACCAGGCTccgattgtctgttttggtatggtttctacaactggatgtcaaCCACTCTagagtgtactgaatgcttttcacgtggcaccagcTCTGGTTCTAATTCAGTGAAGGAACCTCCTCCTCCAAAAAAAGGTTTACATCCCAGCTCAACCAATTGTGTATGGTTTAGCGGTTAGGGTGTTTGGTTTGCATTTgcaagatcatgagttcaattctcagcagcatttagtgtccttgagcaagaattattatttcaaattgctccagttcactcagctggaaaaagtgagttgtacctgtatctcAAAGGACTGgtcttgtcacactgaatctccctgagaactatgtcatGGGCACGTGTGTTTGGGGACTGCTCAGTCCCTTGCCGATAATTTCACAAGCAGaatgttctgttgatcagatcaatcggaacactcatcatcataaccaacagagtgccagctACTCAGCGGACACAATAAGAAGGAAGAGATTTACTCAATCAgttctgacctggggctaaacaacaacagcaataacacaacaaaacaaactcTTCCCCatcaaaaaacaaatagaaaacaaataacagcaataaattaatatttgtagAATAAATGCTgccaaattttatataatatttataataggaTTCCATTTATGTCGGATCAACAGTGGTAAAATATTCTCAATCTTCACAGACATGGCCTGGGATTTTCTCACATACCCGTGTCGTCATAAATAACTCCTTTTGCTGCAAGAGAGATGAATAATAattggtttccatggcatataattTTCCCACATGGATACGACGCTGGTCCATcaaaggattactcatttttgccagctgagtggactggatcaacatgaaatgaagcattttgctcaagaacacaacacattgcccagtccaggaatcgaaaccacaatcttccaattatgagtccaacatcctaaccactaagccatgcacctgcACTCTAATTACAGGTACCTCATACTGACTCGTAACTTGAATAATACaagtattaataaacttgtatcatttatattaatGTCCAGACACCTGTAATTCATTGAACTATTTAAGcaaattagaaatttaatttagagGCAGGATGGCAAGTTGGctaaattgttagcatgctgagcaaaatgtttaacagtgttttatctgtctttacattctgagttcaaattccaccaaggtcagctttgcctttcagcctttctaggtcattgaaataaataccaggtgggcactggggtcgatactaGCCCTGtgatattataattttctttgagTTATAATTTCTTATagttaaatcattttaaattctACATATTTCCAACGAACATAATAACACAAAGACagagcaaaaaacaaacaagtgaaagaacTAACCTCTTCAGTTGGGAGACAGGGACCAAAAGCCTCAATAAGGAGGGGTTCAGCCATGACAGATGTTCGGTAATCGCTGAATGAGAGTCTGGCATCATGATCGACATCCTGCGTCAGCAGAGGAAGATGAACAATGAGATAAAAGGTTAAAATCgaagacaataacaaaaataaatattcaaataaaattatgatgaagcggtatcaaaaagtttccggAACTAGTTATGTTtcttaaaaaataacttatttccctaagttttaacatcatctcctttgaaatagtccccttgtgcagcaatacactggtcccagcattcctgccatttttggaatccagcctggaagtagTTTTCTTTAAGAAAGTCAAGGAgcttctgtgattcactctggacctcaacaatggtgttaaaatagTGACCTTTAAGCTGCATTTCCATCTTGGAGAAGAAATGGAGGTTTGCAGATATTAAATCTGGAaaatagggcaggtgcagaagcaataccatgttgtttttggtgagaaactcacaagtgaggagagcttggtgacagggtgcatcatcatcatcatcatgatgaagaATCCAACACTTGATGCTCCAAACATCCGGTTGCTTTCACCAAATCTCCTCACTCAGATGCTTCAAAActtcgcagtagaactctcgattgacagtctggccctggAGAATGAATTCTCAATACACAATACCACAGatgtcaaaaaaacaaaaactatgagCATCCTCTTGATTGAGTTGTGGCTCTGTTGCGCCTTCTTCATTCGTGGAGACGAAGGACTATTTTATTGTCATGACTCtccccttgtttctttctctgttcctttctgtggaagagcgtaggctccaaACGTGAaggactttctcaattcccgagtgttatactaatacatctgtttgtgtatactaatacatctgttttctactacaccacctgtcttcgtcttttgttttttctttgtgaattatccctatatatatatatatatatatatatatatatatatataaatgtgagtgtgtgtgcctttgtgtctgtgtttgtctcccacctcaacttggcaaccagtgtttgTGTACTGACATACCCATaagctagcagttcagcaaaagaaactgatagaataagtaccaggtttttaacaaaaatgtactggagtcgattcattcagctaaagaTTCTTCGAGGcgaggccccagcatggccacactctaatgactgaaagaagtaaaagataaaagataaacaatagcaATAGTGTATTTACCATTTTCTTCAGCACCATATCAACCAGGTCCTTGATTCCTTCGTCGGGATCTTCTTCTGTTGGTTGCTAGGGAATTCGAGACAGAAATGCAAATactgaacagaagaaaaaaaaaacaaactttgcatGGTTGAGATTGCAATAAATTGCAAACCTCTCCATTTCGAACATCTAGTTCTTATTCTCTCGTCTATATTCACATGTaaaggtgtgtggcctagtggttacgaAGTTGCATTCACAATCGTTAGATCGTAGGTTCAATTCCCTGACAgtggtgcattatgttcttgagcaaaacactttgtttcatgttgctccagtccccctttTGATTGAAAGAGGAATGTTGGCCTCCTCACCTAGCCAGTGGGGGGAGGGGGCATCATTTAAAggctaaaacaaagcaaaaacgcATTGTGActaacatctgatagcctggtcggtcACCTGATCACGTGATATTCACAATGTAccagtttgtttatgtatgtatatattctaatgatgatgatagtaactaTGACAATAACAATGGCTGCAGTGATGGTGAcactgacaatgatgacaacagcaacaaccaggAATTGAAACATCATCtctgacatatgtatgtgtgtatgtctgtatctccATTTAGTGTTAATTGTTGAGAAAAAGAATACTCAGTGACAGAGTAGagattaataatacacacacacacacacacacacacacacaattaaatcaCCAACAAGACATTGCACTGttatgcacacataatacatttGGATATATAACTTATTGTCCCGTGCATATAATGGAGAATCTTGCTTTCTCATCCATGCTGCTCAAATCAAACCAAACCGAAAAACTAACCTTGATTAAACAGTTCTTCAGCATTTGAAACATTTCTTCTCGGGAAATATAACCATCACCGTTGAGGTCATACACATCGAAACAATCTGATGAAAAGCAGTAAAGAACACAGCGTAAGGTAttagtacactctataaagtggttggcatttggaaggacatcgaGCTGCTGagatcatgccaaaacagacaattggagcatGGTGTAGATCTCTGGCATGCccgctcctgtcaaaccatgcaactcatgccagcatggaaaacagacgttaaacaacagtggtaatgatgacaataacaagaaAGTCTCTCTGATTTTAGAATATGTTCACAAGAGGAGACCTGAAGGATTGGTGACTGAAGGGTTGGTGAAACAATGTCTTAGAAAACCTGCCCAACTCAAGCCAGAATGGAAAAAATGGGCGTAAAAcaattatcttttacctttttcttgttccagtcattagactgcgatcatgctggggcacagcttgAAGTGCCCCAGCTTATtttcaagcctgatacttattctatcagtatcttttgctgaactgttaagttacaggaatgtaaacacaccaacactggttgtcgagtggtggtaggggaaaaacacagacacaaagacacccaggatgaaaatgaaaaagaaaaccacTTACAGGCCATCTTCTCTTCATTATTTCCTCTGAGAAAAACAGACAATCCACCTATCCATTCCTCAATGCAGATCCAGCTGTCATTATCTTTATCAAATGCCC encodes:
- the LOC106875643 gene encoding calaxin, which encodes MKPIVELAKISHFSRYETNHLIKMYQHYTDKKLDRIRFRDILLYIFGMTNDILMDRVFRAFDKDNDSWICIEEWIGGLSVFLRGNNEEKMAYCFDVYDLNGDGYISREEMFQMLKNCLIKQPTEEDPDEGIKDLVDMVLKKMDVDHDARLSFSDYRTSVMAEPLLIEAFGPCLPTEEQKELFMTTRVCEKIPGHVCED